In the Candidatus Hydrogenedentota bacterium genome, AGTACCCCCGGCTGGCGGGCATAGTCAACCGGCAGCCGCGTCATTCCGGTTCGCAAGGGCCGGGGTCCGGGGCGCGCGCGCGTTGGCGCGCATGCTGAGCGCGATGGCCCCGGCGATCATGCACACGCCCGCGACCTTCCATGCGTCGAAGCCGTGGCCCCAGACGGCCAGGTCATACGCGGCGGCAAAAGGAATCTGGCTGATACTGACGAGCGCGACCATGGCCGTCGCGCCCCTGGCGTAGGCGCGGGTCATCATGATCTGCGCGCCCGTGCCCGCGAGCCCCATCGGCAGCAGCCAGCCCCACAACCCGAGCGACAGGTTGACCTGCGCAACGTGCGGGTCGCGCACCAGGAAGCAGAGCGCGAGCGAGACGAGCGTGGCGCAAGTCGAATAGTGCGCTACGACCGTGTAGGCATGGTATTGGCCGCAGAAACTGAGGCTGATCGTAACGCTCGCGACAACGATCGCGCCGATGAGCGCGACCAGCAACGGGACCGCCTCGGCGTTGAACGCCGGGCGATGCATCACGTATACGCCCGCCAGCGCCAGGCCCGCGTGTAGCCAGACGCCCGGCGGCATGGGCCGCCGGAATACGGCCGCGAGGATGACCGCGACCCAGACGGGGCTGGTGGAC is a window encoding:
- a CDS encoding DMT family transporter, with the translated sequence GSRALWWRSIFGTAGLLCNFYALTRLPVTDVVTVLSTSPVWVAVILAAVFRRPMPPGVWLHAGLALAGVYVMHRPAFNAEAVPLLVALIGAIVVASVTISLSFCGQYHAYTVVAHYSTCATLVSLALCFLVRDPHVAQVNLSLGLWGWLLPMGLAGTGAQIMMTRAYARGATAMVALVSISQIPFAAAYDLAVWGHGFDAWKVAGVCMIAGAIALSMRANARAPRTPALANRNDAAAG